Proteins from one Desulfitibacter sp. BRH_c19 genomic window:
- a CDS encoding ferredoxin, translating into MSLQYIKNVSTLKFDPKLCNGCGMCLNVCPHNVLSIVDKKINIKHKDSCMECSACVKNCPQEALSVNPGVGCAYAILIGMIKGTAPNCDC; encoded by the coding sequence ATGAGCTTACAATATATAAAAAATGTATCCACCTTGAAGTTCGACCCTAAACTATGTAATGGTTGTGGTATGTGTTTGAATGTCTGTCCCCACAATGTTTTATCAATTGTAGATAAAAAGATTAATATTAAACATAAGGATAGCTGTATGGAGTGTAGTGCATGTGTAAAGAATTGTCCCCAAGAAGCTCTTAGCGTAAACCCAGGTGTTGGATGTGCTTATGCAATCCTGATAGGGATGATAAAGGGTACTGCGCCAAATTGCGATTGCTAG
- a CDS encoding glycine/betaine ABC transporter permease → MDKFFGKIDKTIFLGSAIICLAFVAIASSNPAVVSDVFNKMFSFFIDNFGWTYLLAASAFVIFCLFLAFSKYGNIKLSKDDEKPEFSTTAWFSMLFAAGMGVGLVFWGAAEPIYHFAGAPLSESSSVAAASEAMTYTFFHWGLHAWAIYGVVALGLAYFQFRRGLPGLISSCFYPILGAEGIKGPIGKSIDTFTVVMALFGVATSLGLGAMQVTTGMNIVFGVPNTITVSIVFVAIVTALFTISAVTGINKGIKWLSNINMVMVIGLMVIVLFLGPTRYILNFFTESLGQYLQNIVWMSFFVDTQGAVAERTGYGWVGAWTIFYWAWWITWTPFVGSFIARISKGRTIREFIIGILVAPSLLSFIWFSIIGGTAIYYERFGAGGIADATFADVTTAIFVMFNHLPVTGLLSTVAMMVVTIFFITSADSATLVVSMMTSGGELEPKTSLRIFWGVIAGAIASMLILTGGLSSVQTISFAFAFPFTIIMIFMMYTLVKALHEEVGIVQSPASKKVSTSDARTM, encoded by the coding sequence ATGGATAAGTTTTTTGGAAAGATTGATAAGACCATCTTTTTGGGGTCAGCAATTATTTGTCTAGCTTTTGTTGCAATAGCTTCAAGTAATCCAGCAGTTGTATCAGATGTGTTTAATAAAATGTTTTCCTTCTTCATTGATAATTTTGGCTGGACATACCTTCTTGCAGCATCTGCATTTGTAATTTTCTGTTTGTTCTTGGCATTCAGTAAATATGGAAATATAAAACTATCAAAAGATGATGAAAAACCCGAATTTAGTACTACTGCTTGGTTTTCTATGCTATTTGCAGCTGGTATGGGTGTAGGCTTAGTTTTCTGGGGAGCTGCGGAACCAATATACCATTTTGCAGGTGCACCTTTAAGCGAATCAAGTAGTGTCGCAGCAGCATCAGAGGCTATGACATATACATTCTTTCATTGGGGATTACATGCATGGGCAATATATGGTGTTGTTGCCCTTGGGTTAGCATATTTTCAGTTTCGTAGGGGTTTACCAGGACTAATTAGCTCGTGCTTTTACCCAATACTTGGTGCAGAAGGTATAAAAGGTCCAATCGGAAAATCCATAGATACATTTACTGTTGTAATGGCTCTATTTGGAGTCGCTACTTCTTTGGGATTAGGAGCTATGCAGGTTACTACTGGAATGAATATTGTATTTGGTGTTCCAAATACCATTACAGTTTCAATTGTATTTGTAGCCATAGTAACGGCATTATTTACTATCTCAGCGGTAACAGGTATCAATAAAGGTATAAAATGGCTCAGTAATATAAACATGGTAATGGTTATTGGTTTAATGGTTATTGTTCTATTTTTAGGACCGACAAGATATATTTTAAACTTCTTTACTGAATCATTAGGACAATACCTTCAGAATATAGTTTGGATGAGCTTTTTCGTTGATACCCAGGGTGCGGTAGCAGAACGTACAGGGTACGGATGGGTTGGTGCCTGGACCATATTTTACTGGGCATGGTGGATTACCTGGACTCCTTTTGTGGGGAGTTTTATCGCCAGGATTTCTAAAGGAAGAACTATTAGGGAATTTATTATTGGGATCCTTGTAGCTCCATCACTTCTAAGCTTTATATGGTTTAGTATAATTGGTGGAACAGCCATTTATTATGAGAGATTTGGTGCTGGAGGAATTGCTGATGCTACATTTGCCGATGTGACTACTGCTATATTTGTAATGTTTAATCATCTGCCAGTAACAGGGTTGCTATCAACAGTTGCAATGATGGTGGTAACAATTTTCTTTATTACATCTGCTGACTCTGCTACGCTTGTTGTAAGTATGATGACCTCTGGTGGGGAATTAGAGCCAAAGACAAGCTTAAGGATATTCTGGGGAGTTATAGCTGGAGCTATTGCTTCAATGCTTATCTTAACTGGAGGATTAAGCTCTGTTCAGACGATTTCTTTCGCATTTGCTTTCCCATTTACTATTATTATGATATTTATGATGTATACACTAGTTAAAGCATTACATGAGGAAGTAGGGATTGTACAGTCGCCAGCTAGTAAAAAGGTTAGTACTAGCGATGCCCGTACTATGTAA